The sequence TAGCAATAGCAGCGCCAGTCACACCAAAGGTTGGGATGAGAGCGATATTAAGCAATAAATTGATAACAGCGCAAGCGGCAAGATTGTTTCGCATGAGCCTTTCGTTTCCCGACATCATAAGCAAATATCCAACTGACCCTGTGGCCACATTTACAAACTGGCCGACTGCAAGGATTGAAAGTATTGCTGCGCCCCCTGTAAAACCTTTTCCGAATATATGCATTATCCATCCTGGAACCACCAGAAAGAGAAAGAGGACAGGGCTTGCCAGCAATATCATCAGCTTTGTGGAATTCCTTGCTGTTTTACTGAGGGCTTCCATGTCTCCCTGCCTGTATAATGCTGCGAATTTAGGAGCCGCAATACTGTTGACGGCAACCAGAATGAAACTGGTGAGCATGGCGGTGCGGCTGGCGACGCTGAATATGCCAACATCAACGCTGCTCGCCCACATGCCCATCAGAATGGTCGCTGTCCATTGAATGACCAGTTGCAATAGGGCAGCACTAAACATTGGCATGCTTGTCTCCAGCATCCTGGATTTGTCAAATCCGCCGACAATGCCATTTAGCTGAGGCGTAGCCCTTTGCCATAGATAGATGCCGATAAAAAGGGTAATCACACTTGCAGAGATATATGCCCACACGGCCCCTTTTACACCCCATCCTGGCACAAGCAAATAGACACCTGCCAGAGAAAATGCTGGGGCAAAAACGCTGAGTACGGCAATCGCATCTCCAGTGCGTTTTATACCCTTCAGTATCTCCGCATGGAGAGTAAAGAGAGAAACAGGGACTATAGATAAGGCCATCAGGCGTATAAGATTTGAGATCTCAGGCTGTGAAAAAACTTTATGGGCCAGTAACGAGGCGATAATAAACATGACCCCCGCAACTACTCCTGAAGAGAGCAGCGCAATCCTCATCCCGTTTGTATATACCCCTTTTACCGCAGCCCAGTCATTTACAGCGGCATTGGAGGCGGCAAAACGAAGCATAGTGTTGTCAAGACCTATCCTGCCCACAACTGCTCCGATTGTTGTAACCGTCAGGGCCAAAAAATAGATGCCAGAACCATCCGCTCCTAAAAGCCGGGCCAGAGTGACATTCAAGGCAAAGGCAAGCCCGGCGGCCAGCATTTTTAGGGAAAAGGTTACGGCAGTCCCGTTCACCAGTTCTTTTGAATGGTGATCAAGCCGGCTGTAAACGAGAGAAATCTTACTTATCATCCATGTAAACCTTGCCCATCTGCCAATTCATATTGGGATTCAAGGCCATTCTTCGTTTCAACATCTACCTTACGTACCCCAGTTTCTCCAGCCTCAGGATAATCCTCTGGGCTGCCTCATCCGGTAAGCAATCCTGGGTGTCTATGACAAGTTCCGCGGACTCTGGGACTTCATAGGGATCGCTAATGCCTGTAAACTGTTTAAGAACTCCTGCTCTGGCTTTTGCATATAGGCCTTTTCGATCCCTCATTTCGCAAACCTCTATGGGGGTCGCCACATAGATAGTGATGAATCCTCCCACTCTGGAGATCATCTCTCTGACCTTTCTCCGGGTCTCGTGGTATGGAGCAATCGGGGCGCAGATGGCAATACCCCCATGTTTTGTTATCTCGCTGGCTACATAGCCGATGCGGAGGATATTGAGGTCCCTGTGCTCCCGCGAGAATCCCAGCTCGCTGGAGAGATGCTTGCGGACAATGTCTCCATCCAGTAGTGTCACGGATCGGCCGCCCATCTCCATGAGTTTGACCATCAGGGCTTTGGCAATGGTTGATTTTCCTGCGCCCGATAATCCGGTGAGAAAGATGGTAAAACCCTGCCGATGTCTCGGGGGGCAGGAAATTTTCATTTCCCCGATCACTTCTGGAAAGGAAAACCATTCAGGGATATCAAGATCTTCATGGAGGCGCCGGCGGAATTCCGTACCGGAGAGGGGATGATGCGTATCACCCGGCCTTATCTGGTCTGCCGGCAGGTACTCAGCCCGATCCGGAATGTAGACCATCTCCTGGAAGGGAACCACTTGAATTCCGAGTTCCTCCCGATACTTGTCCAGCAACGCATGGGCATCATAAGGGCCGTAATAAGTGTTTCCCTGCCCATTGTCGCCAGGGCTCGCATGGCTCCTTCCAACAATGAAATGGGTACAACCATAATTTCTACGCACTATTGCATGCCAGAGGGTTTCTCTGGGGCCGGCTAACCGCGTGGCCATCGGTGCCAAACTCAGGGCTGTTGTCTGTTCTGGATACCTTTGTAGGAGGCGTTCATACCCGCGAACTCTGGCATAATGGTCATTATTCCCAGACAGAGTCACGCCGATGGCCGGATGGATCAACAAATTCGCCTCAACGCTCTTGACTGCACGCAGGGTGATCTCATAATGGGCGCGATGGATGTGGTTCTGGGTATGGAACGCGACAATCCGGTGCCATCCCCTTTTACTGAAATTTTCGCGAAGTTCTACAGGGGAGTGCCGCAATTCCTTAAAATCATAATGATACGGCATCTCGA comes from Nitrospirota bacterium and encodes:
- a CDS encoding flippase, with the translated sequence MISKISLVYSRLDHHSKELVNGTAVTFSLKMLAAGLAFALNVTLARLLGADGSGIYFLALTVTTIGAVVGRIGLDNTMLRFAASNAAVNDWAAVKGVYTNGMRIALLSSGVVAGVMFIIASLLAHKVFSQPEISNLIRLMALSIVPVSLFTLHAEILKGIKRTGDAIAVLSVFAPAFSLAGVYLLVPGWGVKGAVWAYISASVITLFIGIYLWQRATPQLNGIVGGFDKSRMLETSMPMFSAALLQLVIQWTATILMGMWASSVDVGIFSVASRTAMLTSFILVAVNSIAAPKFAALYRQGDMEALSKTARNSTKLMILLASPVLFLFLVVPGWIMHIFGKGFTGGAAILSILAVGQFVNVATGSVGYLLMMSGNERLMRNNLAACAVINLLLNIALIPTFGVTGAAIATTATLSLQNLIAAKLVSWKLGIRTML
- a CDS encoding bifunctional sulfate adenylyltransferase/adenylylsulfate kinase, with the protein product MTTLMFPDGEKLTERLLPLGQAQELKIFSRDYPSWDLTPRQMCDIELLLNGALFPLKGFMGQADYDRVVEEMRLSDGTLWPIPITLDITEEFAGKISVGSSIALRDPEGLLIAVMQVADLWKPDKSREAQLVYGTDDSQHPGVAYLFNDSHPVYVGGIISGVEMPYHYDFKELRHSPVELRENFSKRGWHRIVAFHTQNHIHRAHYEITLRAVKSVEANLLIHPAIGVTLSGNNDHYARVRGYERLLQRYPEQTTALSLAPMATRLAGPRETLWHAIVRRNYGCTHFIVGRSHASPGDNGQGNTYYGPYDAHALLDKYREELGIQVVPFQEMVYIPDRAEYLPADQIRPGDTHHPLSGTEFRRRLHEDLDIPEWFSFPEVIGEMKISCPPRHRQGFTIFLTGLSGAGKSTIAKALMVKLMEMGGRSVTLLDGDIVRKHLSSELGFSREHRDLNILRIGYVASEITKHGGIAICAPIAPYHETRRKVREMISRVGGFITIYVATPIEVCEMRDRKGLYAKARAGVLKQFTGISDPYEVPESAELVIDTQDCLPDEAAQRIILRLEKLGYVR